AACGAGACGCCGTCGGGGAAATCGATGTCGACCCCGGCGTCCAGCGCGTAGCGGGCCGCCTCAGGCACATCGGCGGCGATATGGTGGCGGGTGACCATTTCCTCGATCGCGAAATAGTCGCTGACGATCGCGCCGTTGTAACCCCATTCCTTGCGCAGGATGTCGTCCAGCAGCCATTTGTTCGAATGGCTCGGAATTCCGTCGATCTCGTTGTAGCTCGCCATGACCGCGTCGATCGCGGTGCGGTCGATCACCTGCCGGAACGGGGGGAAGAAGATGTCGCGCAGCTCGCGTTCGCCCATGTCGGCAGGGCCGGTATTGGTCCCGCTCTGCGGCTGGCCGTGCCCGGTCATGTGCTTGAGCGTGGCCATGACATGCCCCGGCTTCAGCTTCGGGTCCTTGCCCACGCCTTGCAGGCCCTCGACCGCGGCCACGCCCATCTCGCCGACCAGGAACGGGTCCTCGCCGAAGGTTTCCTCGATCCGGCCCCAGCGGGGATCGCGCGCGACGTCGACCACGGGTGAGAGAACCTGGTGGACGCCGCGCGCCCGAACCTCGCCCGCGATGAGGGAATTGGCATCGCGAATGAGGTCCGGATTCCATGTGGAGGCGAGCCCGATCGGGATCGGGAAGCTGGTCGCATCGCGCGCGGCGAGGCCGTGGAGCGACTCCTCATGCGTCAGGACCGGGATGCCCAGCCGCGTGTTCTCGCGCGCCCAGGTTTGCAGCGCGTTCACATAGACGATGCTTTCCGCGATGCTGCGGGGCGGGGTGACGCGCGGGCTGCCTGCGCCCAGCTTGTCGCTCGGGCGGGTGAAGAAACCGAGGCCGTCGGGATAGCGCGCCGAAGCCTTTTCGGCATTGAAACTATAGTCGTCGTTCTGGATTTCCGCCTTCTCGAGCCAGATGCTGAGCATCTGCGCGACCTTCTCCTCCAGCGTCATGCGCTGGAGCAGGTCCTCCACCCGCTGCTCGACCGGAAGCGAGGCGTTCCAGTAGGGGGCATCCGGCATCGGCTTCGCGGCGGTTGTAGTGGCGGCAGCCTGCGCGATTGCAGGAGTGGCCAGAGGGCTGGCGAGAGCCAGCAGTCCAGCACCGGCGGCGAGCGCGGCGCGCTTCATGGTCAGCATCGAAATATCCCTCTCCCAGCTGGGCGAGCTTGACTGCACGGCCCCTTGTGGTAGCGCTACCATGATGAGGGTGAGAGGGGTTGTCAACCGACTTACGGTCGCATGCGCGATGATCGTCGCGACGTGGTGCCTCGTGTCGCCCGCAGCGGCGGAGGACGGTTACGATCTATGGCTGCGCTACTCTCCGCTGGAAGGGGAAGCACGCACCGCGCTCGACCGGTTCGATCCGGTGATCGTGCGGCCCGCCGGTGCGCACAGCGATACTGTCGACATCGCGGTAGCCGAGCTGGAGCGGGGCCTGTCGTCGCTTATGGAACGACCGCTCCACGCCGGCGGAACGGGCGCGATAGCGCTCGAATGCAATGCCGCGGTGGAAGGCGCGCGGGACGGTTACGATATCGCCGGCAGCGACACAGGCATCACGATCCGGTCTGGCAGCGACACCGGCTGCCTTTACGCTGCCTTCTCGTTGCTGCGGTATCTGTCGCTCGGCAACGATCCGCACGCCGTCGATCTGGCGTCCTCGCCCGCAATGCCGCTGCGCATGCTCGACCATTGGGACAATCCAGACGGCAGCGTGGAGCGCGGTTATGCCGGGCGTTCGATCTTCGACTGGTGGCACCTGCCCGAGGTGCTCGACCGGCGGATAATCGACTACGCGCGCGCCAACGCCTCGATCGGCATCAACGGCGTGGTCGTGAACAACGTCAACGCGAGCGCGCTGTTTCTCACACCGCGCTATCTGCCCAAGCTGAAGCGGCTGGCGGATGCATGGCGGCCCTACGGCATCCGCCTGTATATTTCCGCCCGCTTCAGCGCGCCCAGAGACATCGGCGGGCTTGCCACCGCCGATCCGCTGGATCCGGCGGTTCGCGCCTGGTGGAGGGCGCGCGCGGAAGCTATCTACGCGGCCATCCCCGATTTCGGCGGCTTTCTGGTCAAGGCGAACTCCGAAGGTCAACCCGGGCCGCAGGACTATGGCCGCACCCATGCCGATGGCGCGAACATGCTGGCGGCGGCGCTGGGCGAGCGGGGCACGGTGATCTGGCGCGCCTTCGTCTATTCGGCCGAGGACGAGACCGATCGCGCGAAGCAGGCCTACGAGGAATTCGCCCCGCTCGACGGGCAATTCGCGGACAAC
Above is a genomic segment from Erythrobacter sp. 3-20A1M containing:
- a CDS encoding alpha-glucuronidase, which encodes MIVATWCLVSPAAAEDGYDLWLRYSPLEGEARTALDRFDPVIVRPAGAHSDTVDIAVAELERGLSSLMERPLHAGGTGAIALECNAAVEGARDGYDIAGSDTGITIRSGSDTGCLYAAFSLLRYLSLGNDPHAVDLASSPAMPLRMLDHWDNPDGSVERGYAGRSIFDWWHLPEVLDRRIIDYARANASIGINGVVVNNVNASALFLTPRYLPKLKRLADAWRPYGIRLYISARFSAPRDIGGLATADPLDPAVRAWWRARAEAIYAAIPDFGGFLVKANSEGQPGPQDYGRTHADGANMLAAALGERGTVIWRAFVYSAEDETDRAKQAYEEFAPLDGQFADNVVLQVKNGPIDFQPREPFHPLFGAMPNTRLMLEAQVTREYLGQGSGIAYLAPMWTEVLGAQTGRGGTVAQVIAHGGMAGVANTGSARNWSGTDFDQANWYALGRLAWDPALVSDEIAREWAAQTFSRDPAFPNRVVPMMQRSRQAVVDYMTPLGLAHQMATGHHYGPGPWVCDLARPEWNPCYYSRADAEGIGFDRTASGSDALAQYAPAIAEGWEDPAAMDEDYLLWFHHLPWDFETRSGRPLWDELVHRYDRGVAEVETMARTWRSLRPYVDPERYRAVAETLNIQQREAKWWRDASLAYWQSINHLPLPAGTTPPEHDLEYYRALAFPEAPGQ